A single genomic interval of Orcinus orca chromosome 19, mOrcOrc1.1, whole genome shotgun sequence harbors:
- the ARL4D gene encoding ADP-ribosylation factor-like protein 4D, with translation MGNHLTEMAPTASFLPHFQALHVVVIGLDSAGKTSLLYRLKFKEFVQSVPTKGFNTEKIRVPLGGSRSITFQVWDVGGQEKLRPLWRSYTRRTDGLVFVVDAAEAERLEEAKVELHRISRASDNQGVPVLVLANKQDQPGALSAAEVEKRLAVGELAAAPLTHVQGCSAVDGLGLQPGLERLYGMILKRKKTVRTGKKRR, from the coding sequence ATGGGGAACCACTTGACAGAGATGGCGCCCAccgcctccttcctgcctcacttCCAGGCCCTGCACGTTGTGGTCATTGGGCTGGACTCGGCTGGAAAGACCTCCCTTCTTTACCGCCTCAAGTTCAAAGAGTTTGTCCAGAGTGTCCCCACCAAAGGCTTCAACACCGAGAAGATCCGGGTGCCCCTGGGGGGGTCCCGTAGCATCACCTTCCAAGTGTGGGATGTGGGGGGGCAGGAGAAGCTTCGACCACTGTGGCGCTCCTACACACGCCGGACAGACGGGCTGGTGTTTGTGGTGGATGCCGCTGAGGCTGAGCGGCTGGAGGAGGCCAAGGTGGAGCTACACCGAATCAGCCGGGCCTCGGACAACCAGGGTGTGCCTGTCCTGGTGCTGGCCAACAAGCAGGATCAGCCTGGGGCACTGAGCGCAGCCGAGGTGGAGAAGAGGCTGGCAGTCGGCGAGCTGGCTGCTGCCCCACTCACCCACGTGCAGGGCTGCAGTGCTGTGGACGGGCTGGGCCTGCAGCCAGGCCTGGAGCGCCTGTATGGGATGATCCTCAAGAGAAAGAAGACTGTCCGGACAGGCAAGAAGAGACGGTGA